One window of the Zea mays cultivar B73 chromosome 3, Zm-B73-REFERENCE-NAM-5.0, whole genome shotgun sequence genome contains the following:
- the LOC100285661 gene encoding acyl-coenzyme A oxidase 2 (The RefSeq protein has 1 substitution compared to this genomic sequence) has product MDLTSPSPAARRAAAIARHLAAAAAPIPASSALEPSCCLSYVPPESTERPAAFAPADLRLLLDGHDLPTRDWLFRAMEESPLFRSRSSRTGSRVFVAPDFNDGKEGQREATMRRIAYLNRRGVFRGWLTEDGAAAELRKLALLDCIAIYDHSLAIKIGVHFFLWGSAIKFLGTKRHHDKWLVATENYDIKGCFAMTELGHGSNVRGIETIATYDSETREFIINTPCESAQKYWIGGAANHATHTIVFCQLHINGRNEGVHAFVAQIRDEDGTVLPNIHIADCGHKIGLNGVDNGRIWFQNIRVPRENLLNLVADVLPDGRYVSMIDNPDQRFAAFLSPLTLGRVNIAVNSVYISKVSLAIAVRYSLSRRAFSIAPDAPEMLLLDYPSHQRRLLPLLAKVCLMSSAGNFMKNMYVKRTPEMSKDIHIYSSALKATLTWQNMITIQECREACGGQGLKTENRIGIFKSEFDVQSTFEGDNNVLMQQVSKALYAEFLGAQKKQQPFKGLGLEHLNGSSPVIPDKLTSSILRSSKFQMDLFCLRERDLLKQFVEEVSLHLAQGESREKALMLSYQVAEDLARAFTERTILQIFLEDEMNVPSGSLKEVLGLLRSLYVMVNIDESTSFLRYGHLSRDNVALVRKEVLKLCSELRPHALAVVSSFGIPDAFLSPLAFDWIEANALSTGSH; this is encoded by the exons ATGGACCTCACCTCGCCGTCGCCCGCggcgcgccgcgccgccgccatcGCGCGCCACCTCGCCGCGGCCGCCGCCCCCATCCCGGCGAGCAGCCCCCTGGAACCTTCCTGCTGCCTCAGCTACGTCCCGCCGGAGTCCACGGAGCGGCCGGCGGCGTTTGCGCCGGCCGACCTCAGGCTTCTGCTGGACGGGCACGACCTGCCCACGCGGGACTGGCTCTTCCGCGCCATGGAGGAGAGCCCCCTTTTCCGCAGCCGGAGTTCGCGGACGGGATCCAGGGTGTTCGTGGCGCCGGACTTCAACGACGGCAAGGAAGGGCAGCGGGAGGCCACCATGCGGCGGATCGCGTACCTGAATCGGCGCGGCGTGTTCCGCGGGtggctcaccgaggacggcgctgCCGCCGAGCTCCGCAAACTAGCGCTCCTCGACTGCATCGCCATCTATGACCACTCTCTCGCCATCAAGATTGGCGTCCACTTCTTCCTCTG GGGCAGTGCCATCAAGTTTCTTGGAACAAAGCGCCACCATGACAAGTGGTTGGTTGCCACGGAAAATTATGATATCAAGGGTTGTTTTGCAATGACAGAACTAGGCCATGGAAGCAAT GTGCGAGGAATAGAAACAATAGCAACTTATGATTCAGAAACAAGAGAGTTCATCATAAATACTCCATGTGAATCAGCTCAGAAGTACTGGATTGGTGGAGCTGCCAAT CATGCAACACATACAATAGTCTTTTGTCAACTTCATATAAATGGGAGAAATGAAGGAGTTCATGCTTTTGTAGCTCAAATTAGGGATGAAGATGGAACTGTGTTGCCTAATATCCATATAGCTGACTGTGGCCATAAGATTGGACTGAATGGCGTTGATAATGGGCGGATTTG GTTTCAGAATATACGTGTTCCTCGTGAGAACTTGCTTAATTTGGTTGCTGATGTTTTGCCAGATGGGCGATATGTTAGCATGATAGATAATCCAGATCAG AGGTTTGCAGCTTTCCTATCTCCGCTTACACTTGGTCGAGTAAACATTGCAGTTAACTCAGTCTACATTTCAAAG GTCAGCCTAGCAATTGCTGTGAGATACAGTTTGTCAAGGAGAGCCTTTTCAATTGCACCAGATGCCCCTGAAATGTTGTTGCTTGACTATCCCAGTCACCAGCGACGCCTTCTACCACTTCTAGCAAAAGT ATGTCTGATGAGCAGTGCTGGCAATTTTATGAAAAatatgtatgtaaagagaactccTGAAATGAGCAAAGACATACACATTTACTCTAGTGCTCTGAAGGCGACACTAACTTGGCAGAATATGATTACGATTCAG GAGTGTCGCGAGGCCTGTGGAGGTCAAGGTCTAAAGACTGAGAACCGCATAGgaattttcaaatctgaatttgatGTCCAGTCCACATTTGAGGGTGATAACAATGTGCTAATGCAGCAG GTAAGCAAAGCGCTTTATGCTGAATTTTTGGGTGCACAAAAGAAGCAGCAGCCATTCAAGGGATTGGGTTTGGAACACTTAAATGGCTCGAGCCCTGTTATTCCTGATAAGCTGACAAGTAGCATATTAAGGAGCTCCAAGTTCCAG ATGGACCTGTTCTGCTTAAGGGAGAGAGATTTACTGAAGCAGTTTGTAGAGGAGGTTTCTCTCCATCTTGCACAAGGCGAAAGCAGAGAAAAGGCTTTGATGCTG AGTTATCAAGTTGCTGAAGACTTGGCTAGAGCGTTTACTGAGCGTACGATCCTCCAAATATTTTTGGAGGATGAGATGAATGTTCCTTCTGGTTCCCTAAAG GAGGTACTGGGCTTGCTGAGATCTCTATATGTCATGGTGAACATAGATGAATCCACATCTTTTCTAAGATACGGGCATTTATCACGTGACAATGTAGCCCTTGTGCGGAAAGAAGTCCTGAAACTGTGCAGTGAACTCAGGCCCCATGCGCTTGCTGTTGTTAGTTCTTTCGGAATCCCTGATGCCTTCCTTAGTCCACTTGCTTTTGACTGGATTGAGGCAAATGCACTGTCAACCGGGAGCCACTGA
- the LOC100383526 gene encoding protein HESO1-like isoform X1 encodes MVDSVHDNIVLNKCIKDILALIKPVEDDRSKRLSTIQELENCIHSLASLSGAAVKPFGSFVSDLYSKSGDLDLSVQFGNGSNHPINKKKKQNALRDVRKALLSRGVTGYMQMQFIPHARVPVLQYVSKQFGISCDISIGNFAGRIKSKIFYWVNTVDERFGDMVLLIKEWAKAQNINDPKSGTLNSYSLCLLVLYHFQTSEPPILPPLNEIYEGNIAGDVTEAALFDEQHLDEVCAANIERFRLQNKGRRNETSTCRLLGTFFQKFAHINALTDNVISTYSGQIERIQNNPSWMRKSYHLFVGMPMHLVEDPVERPDNAARAVSMKGLDLIAIAFNDACHKFKSLEHIDRNELLALLCTPVVRLKLGVRVRENSYPKSPRNNVHSRIRGQMWRDRGQAPSARGFTGTRSVHENPLANTTAHETAVQYHNHVQPTTVRQTAIRNQVTNTAVHQTAPYQNHTARQVYPTWSQTAEPYQNHNQQVYATGFQTGPYQSHNQVHAYRAGLPPGGIYEIHNQQVYNAGFQTDGPHQNQQRRKGYPSNHQNNRLSATAARYEPVRGQFNNGSTWDSRSQAPGSAALRR; translated from the exons ATGGTTGATTCTGTTCATGACAATATTGTGCTGAACAAGTGTATCAAGGACATCCTTGCACTAATCAAACCAGTAGAGGATGATAGAAGCAAGCGGTTATCCACAATTCAGGAGCTGGAAAATTGTATCCATTCTCTTGCATCTCTGTCAG GTGCTGCTGTCAAACCGTTTGGGTCTTTTGTATCAGATCTTTACTCAAAATCAGGTGACTTAGATTTGTCAGTTCAGTTTGGGAATGGTTCAAACCACCCAATAAACAAGAAAAAGAAGCAGAATGCCTTGAGAGATGTTAGGAAAGCTTTACTAAGTCGAG GTGTTACTGGATACATGCAGATGCAGTTCATCCCACATGCAAGAGTTCCAGTCCTTCAATATGTGAGCAAGCAATTTGGCATCTCCTGTGATATATCAATTGGCAACTTTGCTGGTCGAATTAAGTCCAAAATCTTCTACTGGGTCAATACTGTAGATGAGCGGTTTGGTGATATGGTTTTGCTG ATCAAGGAATGGGCAAAAGCACAAAACATTAACGATCCAAAGAGCGGGACCCTCAACTCTTATTCGCTTTGCCTACTTGTCCTCTATCATTTTCAG ACATCTGAGCCACCAATTCTACCACCTCTGAATGAGATTTATGAAGGGAATATTGCAGGAGATGTTACAG AAGCAGCACTTTTTGATGAGCAACATCTTGATGAGGTTTGTGCTGCAAATATAGAAAGATTTAGACTCCAGAACAAGGGCCGAAGAaatgaaacttcaacttgtcgtcTACTTGGGACTTTTTTTCAGAAG TTTGCTCATATCAATGCCTTAACAGATAATGTCATATCTACTTACTCGGGCCAGATTGAGCGAATCCAGAACAACCCAAGTTGGATGAGGAAATCTTACCATTTATTTGTAGGAATGCCTATGCATTTG GTTGAAGATCCTGTAGAGAGACCTGATAATGCCGCTAGAGCAGTTAGTATGAAAGGCCTTGACCTCATTGCTATTGCATTCAATGATGCTTGTCACAAGTTTAAGTCTCTGGAACATATCGATCGGAATGAATTATTGGCACTGTTGTGTACCCCTGTTGTTCGCTTGAAACTTGGTGTGAGAGTCAGAGAGAACTCTTACCCAAAATCTCCAAGGAATAATGTGCATAGCAGGATTAGAGGACAGATGTGGCGTGATCGAGGCCAAGCACCCAGCGCGAGAGGGTTTACTGGAACCAGATCAGTCCATGAAAATCCACTAGCGAACACTACAGCACATGAAACAGCAGTGCAATACCACAACCATGTGCAGCCGACAACAGTTCGGCAAACAGCCATCCGCAATCAAGTAACAAATACTGCAGTGCATCAGACCGCGCCTTACCAGAACCATACTGCTCGACAGGTGTATCCTACTTGGTCCCAGACAGCTGAACCCTACCAGAATCATAATCAGCAGGTATACGCTACTGGGTTTCAAACAGGGCCATACCAAAGCCATAATCAAGTCCATGCTTATAGAGCAGGGTTGCCACCTGGAGGAATATATGAGATCCACAATCAACAGGTGTATAATGCAGGGTTCCAAACCGACGGTCCGCACCAGAATCAGCAGCGGCGAAAGGGATACCCATCAAACCATCAGAATAACAGGCTTTCTGCGACGGCAGCGAGGTACGAGCCCGTTCGTGGACAGTTTAACAACGGATCGACATGGGACTCAAGGTCCCAAGCACCGGGCAGTGCAGCTCTGCGAAGGTAG
- the LOC100383526 gene encoding Protein HESO1-like gives MVDSVHDNIVLNKCIKDILALIKPVEDDRSKRLSTIQELENCIHSLASLSGAAVKPFGSFVSDLYSKSGDLDLSVQFGNGSNHPINKKKKQNALRDVRKALLSRGVTGYMQMQFIPHARVPVLQYVSKQFGISCDISIGNFAGRIKSKIFYWVNTVDERFGDMVLLIKEWAKAQNINDPKSGTLNSYSLCLLVLYHFQTSEPPILPPLNEIYEGNIAGDVTEAALFDEQHLDEVCAANIERFRLQNKGRRNETSTCRLLGTFFQKFAHINALTDNVISTYSGQIERIQNNPSWMRKSYHLFVEDPVERPDNAARAVSMKGLDLIAIAFNDACHKFKSLEHIDRNELLALLCTPVVRLKLGVRVRENSYPKSPRNNVHSRIRGQMWRDRGQAPSARGFTGTRSVHENPLANTTAHETAVQYHNHVQPTTVRQTAIRNQVTNTAVHQTAPYQNHTARQVYPTWSQTAEPYQNHNQQVYATGFQTGPYQSHNQVHAYRAGLPPGGIYEIHNQQVYNAGFQTDGPHQNQQRRKGYPSNHQNNRLSATAARYEPVRGQFNNGSTWDSRSQAPGSAALRR, from the exons ATGGTTGATTCTGTTCATGACAATATTGTGCTGAACAAGTGTATCAAGGACATCCTTGCACTAATCAAACCAGTAGAGGATGATAGAAGCAAGCGGTTATCCACAATTCAGGAGCTGGAAAATTGTATCCATTCTCTTGCATCTCTGTCAG GTGCTGCTGTCAAACCGTTTGGGTCTTTTGTATCAGATCTTTACTCAAAATCAGGTGACTTAGATTTGTCAGTTCAGTTTGGGAATGGTTCAAACCACCCAATAAACAAGAAAAAGAAGCAGAATGCCTTGAGAGATGTTAGGAAAGCTTTACTAAGTCGAG GTGTTACTGGATACATGCAGATGCAGTTCATCCCACATGCAAGAGTTCCAGTCCTTCAATATGTGAGCAAGCAATTTGGCATCTCCTGTGATATATCAATTGGCAACTTTGCTGGTCGAATTAAGTCCAAAATCTTCTACTGGGTCAATACTGTAGATGAGCGGTTTGGTGATATGGTTTTGCTG ATCAAGGAATGGGCAAAAGCACAAAACATTAACGATCCAAAGAGCGGGACCCTCAACTCTTATTCGCTTTGCCTACTTGTCCTCTATCATTTTCAG ACATCTGAGCCACCAATTCTACCACCTCTGAATGAGATTTATGAAGGGAATATTGCAGGAGATGTTACAG AAGCAGCACTTTTTGATGAGCAACATCTTGATGAGGTTTGTGCTGCAAATATAGAAAGATTTAGACTCCAGAACAAGGGCCGAAGAaatgaaacttcaacttgtcgtcTACTTGGGACTTTTTTTCAGAAG TTTGCTCATATCAATGCCTTAACAGATAATGTCATATCTACTTACTCGGGCCAGATTGAGCGAATCCAGAACAACCCAAGTTGGATGAGGAAATCTTACCATTTATTT GTTGAAGATCCTGTAGAGAGACCTGATAATGCCGCTAGAGCAGTTAGTATGAAAGGCCTTGACCTCATTGCTATTGCATTCAATGATGCTTGTCACAAGTTTAAGTCTCTGGAACATATCGATCGGAATGAATTATTGGCACTGTTGTGTACCCCTGTTGTTCGCTTGAAACTTGGTGTGAGAGTCAGAGAGAACTCTTACCCAAAATCTCCAAGGAATAATGTGCATAGCAGGATTAGAGGACAGATGTGGCGTGATCGAGGCCAAGCACCCAGCGCGAGAGGGTTTACTGGAACCAGATCAGTCCATGAAAATCCACTAGCGAACACTACAGCACATGAAACAGCAGTGCAATACCACAACCATGTGCAGCCGACAACAGTTCGGCAAACAGCCATCCGCAATCAAGTAACAAATACTGCAGTGCATCAGACCGCGCCTTACCAGAACCATACTGCTCGACAGGTGTATCCTACTTGGTCCCAGACAGCTGAACCCTACCAGAATCATAATCAGCAGGTATACGCTACTGGGTTTCAAACAGGGCCATACCAAAGCCATAATCAAGTCCATGCTTATAGAGCAGGGTTGCCACCTGGAGGAATATATGAGATCCACAATCAACAGGTGTATAATGCAGGGTTCCAAACCGACGGTCCGCACCAGAATCAGCAGCGGCGAAAGGGATACCCATCAAACCATCAGAATAACAGGCTTTCTGCGACGGCAGCGAGGTACGAGCCCGTTCGTGGACAGTTTAACAACGGATCGACATGGGACTCAAGGTCCCAAGCACCGGGCAGTGCAGCTCTGCGAAGGTAG